CCGCGTTCAATCGAGACATGCCGCAGATACGAGTGCACGGCCTCCTCGACGAACACGGGGCCGGTCACACCGTGTGGTCCCAGTTCGACGGATGCCGCGGCCACGGCAGGTCCGCCGGGCCCAGGCTCGCCCAGCCGCGCGCGCGGGAGGCCGCAGCGGCCAGCACCCCGACGACCAGCGACGGGTTCTGCACCTTGCGGGCGAGGATCGCGTCGATGCAGTCGTCCAGTGACACCCAGCGGGTGATCATGTCGGCTTCTTCCTCGGTGCGTTCGAACACCTCGGTGGCCGGCGACAGGCCGCGGGCCAGGTAGATGCGGATGACCTCGTTGCTGCCGCCCGGGGACGTGTAGAACTCGGTCAGCACGTTCCACTCGGATGCGACGACGTCGGTTTCCTCGGCCAGTTCACGCTGCGCGCCGATGTAGGCGTGTTCGCCGTCCACGTCGAGCAGCCCGGCGGGCAGTTCCCACTCGCGCATCCGGATCGGGTGCCGGTACTGCTGGATCAGCAGGACCCGGTCCTGGTCGTCGAGAGCGAGCACGGCCACGGCGCCGGGGTGATCGATGTAGTCGCGCACGATCTCGGTGCCGTTGTAGTCGAAGGCGTCCTGGCGCACGTTCCAGACGTAGCCCTCCATGCGCAGTGCGCTGGAGTTCAGCGGCGTCGGCGCCGGCTCGTCCTCGATCGGCGGCAGCAGGCTGTCCGCGTCGGCGCGAGCACCGAGCGGGTTCACTGCTGCCGCGTCAGCGAGAGCGGGATCAGGCATCTTCCTTCACCTCGAACAGGCGGCTGGCCTGCTGGCGGTCCAGCGCCGCACCGATCAGGCCGCGGAACAGCGGGTGGGCGTCGCTCGGGCGTGAGCGCAGCTCGGGGTGAGCCTGGGTGCCCACGTAGAACGGGTGCTCGGCGCGGGGCAGCTCCACGTACTCGACGAGGTGGCCGTCGGGCGAGGTGCCGGAGAACCACAGGCCGGCCTCGGCGATCTGAGCGCGGTAGTTGTTGTTCACCTCGTAGCGGTGGCGGTGACGTTCGGATGCCTCGGAGGCGCCGTACAGTTCGGCGACGAGCGAACCGTCGGCCAGGGTGGCCGGGTACAGGCCCAGGCGCATGGTGCCGCCCAGGTCGCCGCCGGCGATGATCTCGACCTGCTCTTCCATGGTCGCGATCACCGGGAACTCGGTCTCCGGGTCGAACTCGCTG
This is a stretch of genomic DNA from Cryobacterium soli. It encodes these proteins:
- a CDS encoding NUDIX hydrolase codes for the protein MEGYVWNVRQDAFDYNGTEIVRDYIDHPGAVAVLALDDQDRVLLIQQYRHPIRMREWELPAGLLDVDGEHAYIGAQRELAEETDVVASEWNVLTEFYTSPGGSNEVIRIYLARGLSPATEVFERTEEEADMITRWVSLDDCIDAILARKVQNPSLVVGVLAAAASRARGWASLGPADLPWPRHPSNWDHTV